In Paenibacillus sp. BIC5C1, a genomic segment contains:
- a CDS encoding alpha-glucosidase/alpha-galactosidase, with protein sequence MNKITFLGAGSTVFVKNVLGDVMMTEALQDFELALFDIDAERLSDSERLLTSMARSIGSGCSIKAYTDRKEALRGAKYVINAIQVGGYDPCTITDFEIPKKYGLRQTIADTLGIGGIFRNLRTIPVMLDFARDMQEVCPDAWFLNYTNPMAVLTNVMNVHGGIKTVGLCHSVQVCVPHLFDALGIDQTGVVAKVAGINHMAWLLEVTRDGQDLYPEIKRLAKEKQKEQHDDMVRYELMQRFGYYVTESSEHNAEYHPYFIKRNYPELIERFNIPLDEYPRRCVNQIEGWKEMREKLLSSENIEHTRSREYASHIMEAMETDRPYKIGGNVMNNGLITNLPREACVEVPCLVDGSGISPTYIGDLPPQLAALNRTNINTQLLTIEAAITGKKEHIYHAAMLDPHTAAELSIDDIVSMCDELIEAHGDWLPKYTS encoded by the coding sequence ATGAACAAAATTACGTTCCTCGGTGCGGGAAGCACCGTTTTTGTCAAAAATGTATTGGGTGATGTCATGATGACTGAAGCGCTTCAGGATTTTGAGCTGGCGTTGTTCGATATTGATGCGGAACGCCTAAGCGACTCGGAGCGCTTGCTCACCAGTATGGCACGTTCGATCGGAAGTGGTTGTTCCATCAAAGCCTATACCGACCGCAAGGAAGCACTGCGCGGGGCCAAATATGTGATTAATGCCATTCAGGTAGGCGGATATGATCCGTGTACCATTACAGATTTTGAAATTCCGAAGAAATATGGATTACGTCAGACGATCGCCGATACGCTCGGGATTGGCGGGATTTTCCGTAATTTGCGGACGATTCCGGTGATGCTCGATTTTGCACGGGATATGCAGGAAGTGTGCCCGGATGCGTGGTTCCTGAACTACACCAACCCGATGGCAGTACTGACCAATGTCATGAACGTGCATGGCGGAATTAAAACTGTAGGTCTGTGTCATAGTGTACAGGTGTGTGTGCCGCATCTGTTTGATGCACTGGGGATTGATCAGACGGGTGTGGTCGCGAAAGTTGCGGGTATCAATCATATGGCCTGGCTGCTGGAAGTCACACGGGATGGTCAGGATCTGTATCCGGAGATTAAACGTCTGGCGAAGGAAAAACAGAAAGAGCAGCATGATGACATGGTACGTTATGAACTGATGCAGCGCTTTGGATACTATGTAACCGAGTCCTCCGAGCATAATGCCGAGTACCATCCTTATTTTATTAAACGAAACTACCCGGAGCTGATTGAACGCTTCAACATTCCGCTGGACGAGTATCCGCGCCGCTGCGTGAACCAGATTGAAGGCTGGAAAGAAATGCGTGAGAAGCTGTTATCCAGCGAAAATATCGAACATACGCGCAGCCGGGAATACGCTTCGCATATTATGGAGGCCATGGAGACGGATCGCCCTTACAAAATCGGCGGTAATGTCATGAATAACGGACTGATTACCAACCTGCCTCGTGAAGCCTGTGTTGAGGTGCCTTGTCTTGTGGATGGATCAGGCATCAGCCCGACGTATATCGGGGACCTGCCTCCGCAACTTGCGGCATTGAACCGTACGAATATTAACACTCAACTGTTGACCATTGAAGCGGCGATTACGGGCAAAAAAGAGCACATCTATCATGCCGCGATGCTTGACCCGCATACAGCTGCCGAGCTTTCCATTGATGATATCGTCTCAATGTGTGATGAGCTGATCGAAGCTCATGGCGACTGGTTGCCGAAGTACACGTCATAA
- a CDS encoding AraC family transcriptional regulator, translating to MLKLIETNVVPMDLTQMELVLLFFGWQACDPSHYWGPGVRDAYIVHYIHEGRGTVFMADQQYELTQGQGFVILPDTLIHYEADAKQPWTYSWFGFKGVHAKAFMQRAHISPEHPVFDARDKDTFDCLYTEMVQASTRTGGDVFNQSLLYRLIAELIASSPAGEQLQRPLSTKEEYIRQAVQFMENRYSQRTSILDIARAVGLDRTYLSGLFKERYGKSLQAFFLEYRMNRAAELLQHSALSVSEVAHSVGYTDPLLFSKMFKRVTGVSPKGSRSIEKGD from the coding sequence ATGTTGAAACTGATCGAAACGAACGTGGTTCCTATGGATTTGACGCAGATGGAATTGGTACTGTTATTTTTCGGTTGGCAGGCATGTGATCCGTCGCATTATTGGGGGCCGGGTGTTCGGGATGCTTATATTGTTCATTACATTCATGAAGGACGGGGCACTGTATTTATGGCGGATCAGCAATATGAGCTTACACAGGGCCAGGGATTTGTGATTCTTCCGGATACGCTTATTCATTATGAAGCGGATGCGAAGCAGCCATGGACTTATTCCTGGTTCGGGTTTAAGGGTGTTCATGCCAAGGCATTCATGCAGCGAGCTCATATTAGTCCGGAACATCCTGTATTTGATGCCAGAGATAAGGATACATTCGACTGCCTGTATACCGAGATGGTTCAAGCATCCACGCGTACCGGGGGAGATGTGTTCAACCAGAGCCTGCTGTACCGGCTAATCGCTGAACTGATCGCATCTTCTCCCGCTGGAGAGCAGCTGCAAAGACCTCTGTCGACCAAAGAGGAATATATCAGGCAGGCCGTTCAGTTTATGGAGAACAGGTATAGTCAGAGAACCTCGATTCTGGATATTGCCCGTGCCGTGGGTTTGGATCGCACGTATCTATCAGGGCTTTTTAAGGAGAGGTATGGCAAGTCATTACAGGCTTTCTTTCTCGAATACCGGATGAATCGTGCAGCTGAACTGCTGCAGCATTCGGCTCTATCGGTTAGCGAAGTGGCCCACTCTGTGGGGTATACAGATCCATTACTGTTTTCCAAGATGTTCAAGCGAGTGACGGGTGTGTCTCCAAAAGGGTCGAGGAGCATAGAAAAGGGAGATTAG
- the csaA gene encoding chaperone CsaA, translating into MATFEEFIQHDIRVGTVVEAEPFPKARITAIKMTIDFGPLGLKRSSAQITKRYTPDMMVGKQVIAVVNFPPRRIAGFVSEVLVLGGVPDEGDVVLLTPDQTLPNGTTIA; encoded by the coding sequence ATGGCTACTTTTGAAGAGTTTATACAGCATGACATCCGCGTTGGTACAGTGGTGGAAGCCGAACCTTTTCCAAAGGCGCGCATCACTGCGATTAAAATGACCATTGATTTCGGCCCACTTGGCCTTAAACGTTCGAGCGCCCAAATTACGAAACGTTACACCCCCGACATGATGGTCGGCAAGCAGGTTATTGCTGTAGTCAATTTCCCGCCGCGCCGAATTGCGGGTTTTGTATCGGAAGTACTGGTGCTTGGCGGTGTGCCTGATGAAGGTGACGTTGTATTGTTAACCCCGGACCAGACATTACCGAACGGAACAACGATTGCCTGA
- the udk gene encoding uridine kinase → MLIIGIAGGTGSGKTTVARSVIDRLGSGKVTFISQDNYYKDQSQLTPEQRRLTNYDHPFAFDNDLLIEHLTLLKKGQAAYAPVYDFTIDNRAANETVELAPNHIVIVEGLHVLIDEHLRALLDIKVFVDTDSDVRILRRVLRDMEERGRTIQSVYKQYLETVKPMHDAFIEPSKKYADIIIPEGGHNEVGIQMLSILTEKYLTGEKWNGA, encoded by the coding sequence ATGCTCATTATTGGTATCGCCGGAGGAACCGGCTCCGGTAAAACGACGGTAGCTCGCTCCGTCATAGACCGTCTGGGATCAGGTAAAGTCACGTTTATATCCCAAGACAATTATTACAAAGACCAGTCGCAGCTCACCCCTGAGCAACGCCGACTCACCAATTACGATCACCCGTTTGCATTCGATAATGATCTGTTGATTGAGCATCTCACCTTGTTGAAAAAAGGCCAAGCTGCGTATGCTCCCGTATATGACTTCACCATAGATAACCGTGCCGCCAATGAAACGGTTGAACTGGCACCGAACCATATCGTTATTGTGGAAGGACTGCATGTCCTGATTGATGAACATCTGCGTGCCCTTCTGGATATTAAGGTATTTGTTGATACGGATTCCGATGTGCGTATTCTGCGCAGAGTACTGCGGGATATGGAAGAACGCGGCCGTACGATTCAATCCGTGTACAAACAATATCTCGAAACCGTAAAACCGATGCATGATGCTTTTATCGAGCCTTCCAAAAAGTATGCAGACATCATCATTCCCGAAGGTGGACATAATGAAGTCGGGATTCAGATGTTATCCATCCTGACTGAGAAATATCTGACCGGTGAAAAGTGGAATGGCGCATAA
- a CDS encoding VanZ family protein, with protein MPNQQTTSTTFSLLIEITQLLLRVTSATHSIDLNDLTVNTAGSILGFVMLNMFSKSSIRQHLMAIWELAREVSFKAMQ; from the coding sequence TTGCCAAATCAACAGACAACATCCACCACGTTCAGCCTTCTAATTGAAATAACACAGCTCCTGCTCCGAGTAACCTCGGCAACTCACAGCATCGATCTGAACGATCTAACAGTCAATACAGCAGGAAGTATATTAGGCTTTGTCATGCTAAACATGTTCTCAAAAAGCTCCATCAGGCAGCACCTAATGGCCATATGGGAGTTAGCACGCGAAGTATCATTCAAAGCTATGCAGTAA
- a CDS encoding helix-turn-helix transcriptional regulator: MKIDRLLALIMILLEREVVSARELAERLEVSRRTIYRDIDTLTFAGLPIFTHQGAMGGVGLMKAYKMDKLLFTPQDIQTLLTSLKSYKQLFENNEIVFILEKLNAIHHGSDTGIKAGRFAVDLSLNQGNESLRNLLSCIETAMNEQRYLVFDYGDRGGKISTRTVEPYQIVFKGSSWYLQSYCVDREDFRIFKLARMSNLLVSKNGYVPRDFTPLPMDGAGWMSQDWVEVTIRVHRSVIDKVIERFGEAHILHMGEETCLATYPIIQNTFGYDKLLAFGDKCEVIEPVEVRKEFQDYVRRILGQYEH; encoded by the coding sequence ATGAAAATTGATCGCTTACTTGCTTTGATTATGATTTTATTGGAGCGAGAGGTGGTTAGTGCGCGGGAATTGGCCGAACGTCTTGAAGTGAGCAGACGAACCATCTATCGAGATATTGATACGTTAACCTTTGCCGGATTGCCCATTTTTACGCATCAGGGAGCGATGGGCGGCGTGGGTCTGATGAAAGCCTATAAAATGGACAAGCTGTTATTCACACCACAGGATATACAGACCTTGTTGACCAGTTTGAAAAGCTATAAACAGTTGTTTGAAAATAATGAAATTGTTTTCATCTTGGAGAAATTGAATGCAATCCATCACGGGAGTGACACTGGCATTAAGGCAGGACGGTTCGCAGTGGATTTATCGTTAAATCAAGGGAATGAATCACTCCGCAATTTGCTTAGCTGCATTGAGACTGCGATGAATGAACAGCGATACCTGGTCTTTGATTATGGGGATCGGGGCGGGAAAATCAGCACCCGGACGGTTGAACCGTATCAGATTGTCTTCAAGGGGAGCAGTTGGTATTTGCAAAGCTACTGTGTCGACCGGGAAGATTTCCGCATATTTAAATTGGCGCGTATGAGCAACCTTCTGGTATCAAAGAACGGATATGTACCAAGAGACTTCACCCCATTACCCATGGATGGAGCCGGATGGATGAGTCAGGACTGGGTGGAGGTAACGATTCGTGTTCATCGTTCAGTCATTGATAAAGTAATTGAGCGTTTCGGGGAAGCGCATATCCTTCATATGGGAGAAGAAACCTGTCTGGCGACTTATCCCATTATTCAAAACACATTCGGATACGACAAGTTACTTGCATTTGGAGATAAATGTGAAGTGATTGAACCCGTTGAAGTGCGTAAGGAATTTCAAGATTACGTTCGTCGCATTCTGGGACAATATGAACATTAA
- a CDS encoding effector binding domain-containing protein gives MNNYRIEKKQAFRIISFKTLLDEGTSIHTPQYSSKKTTFFKSVLDNGQMASLRPYSESPYGFAAVAIENGNVHYYAGVQSSKPLPEHTDEVLFPAGEYLILSGSGGLSRLAFDKLENQAFGSLLTDEYDYEFEYSGGPIAEVLLNGKPMDADVEVWVPVQKRKDS, from the coding sequence ATGAACAATTACAGGATTGAGAAGAAGCAGGCCTTTCGTATCATCAGTTTTAAAACCCTTTTAGACGAGGGAACCAGTATCCACACTCCTCAGTATTCAAGCAAGAAGACAACTTTCTTCAAAAGTGTATTGGATAATGGACAAATGGCCAGTCTTCGTCCTTATTCGGAAAGTCCATATGGTTTCGCCGCAGTAGCCATAGAAAATGGCAATGTCCATTATTATGCGGGTGTTCAATCCTCGAAGCCTCTGCCTGAACATACAGACGAAGTCCTTTTTCCTGCAGGCGAGTATTTAATCTTGTCAGGAAGCGGTGGTTTATCCCGTTTGGCATTTGATAAGCTGGAAAACCAAGCATTTGGTTCTCTGTTAACCGATGAGTATGACTATGAGTTTGAATATTCCGGGGGACCGATCGCAGAAGTGTTGCTAAATGGAAAGCCAATGGACGCCGACGTGGAAGTTTGGGTGCCTGTTCAGAAACGGAAAGACTCTTAA